The proteins below come from a single Cervus canadensis isolate Bull #8, Minnesota chromosome 2, ASM1932006v1, whole genome shotgun sequence genomic window:
- the PEAR1 gene encoding platelet endothelial aggregation receptor 1 isoform X4, whose translation MSPPLRALLLLALELGLAATLNPKDPNTCSFWESFTTTTKESHSRPFSLLPSEPCDRPWESPHSCPRPTVVYRTVYRQVVKTEHRLRLRCCRGFYESHGACVPLCAQECVHGRCVAPNRCQCVQDWRGDDCSSACAPGVWGPKCDQPCNCGNGSSCDLKSGACSCPSGLQPPHCLQPCSTGRYGPACQFSCQCHGAPCSPETGACLCPPERTGPSCEVSCSPRSAGFSCPSAPPCQNGGVFQASQDSCSCPPGWTGTICSLPCPEGFHGPNCSQECRCHNGGLCDRFTGQCRCAPGYTGDRCREECPVGRFGQDCAETCDCAPGARCFPANGACLCEHGFTGDRCAERLCPDGLYGLSCQEPCTCDPEHSLSCHPMSGECSCLPGWAGLHCNESCPEDTHGPGCQEHCLCLHGGVCQPDSGLCRCAPGYTGPHCASLCPPDTYGVNCSARCSCENAIACSPIDGACVCKEGWQRGNCSVPCPPGTWGFGCNASCQCAHEAACSPQTGACTCTPGWHGAHCQLPCPKGQFGEGCASRCDCEHADGCDPVHGHCQCQAGWTGTRCHQPCPEGFWGANCSNTCTCKNGGTCIPKNGNCICAPGFRGPSCQKSCQPGRYGKRCVPCKCANHSSCHPSNGTCYCLAGWTGPDCSQPCPLGHWGANCAQLCQCRHGGTCHPQDGSCFCPPGWTGHLCLEGCSPGMFGANCSQPCQCGPGERCHPETGACVCPPGHSGAPCRIGSQEPFTMMPTSPVAYNSLGAVVGIAVLGSLVVALVALFIGYRHWQKGKEHRHLAVAYSSGRLDGSEYVMPDVPPSYSHYYSNPSYHTLSQCSPNPPPAKKVPGSQLFASLQASERPGGAHGLDNHATLPADWKHRREPPPGPLDRGSSHLDRSYSCSYSNTNGPGPFYSKGPISEEGLGASMASLSSENPYATIRDLPSLLGNPRESSYVEMKGPSSGSPPRQLPQLPDSQRRRHPQPQRDSGTYEQPSPLVHDRDSEGSQPPLPPGLPPGHYDSPKNSHIPVHYDLPPVRHPPSPPVRRQDR comes from the exons TTTCACCACGACGACCAAGGAGTCGCACTCCCGCCCCTTCAGCCTGCTCCCCTCGGAGCCCTGCGACCGGCCCTGGGAGAGCCCGCACAGCTGCCCCCGGCCCAC AGTTGTCTACCGGACCGTGTACCGCCAGGTGGTGAAGACGGAACACCGGCTGCGCCTGCGGTGCTGCCGGGGCTTCTATGAGAGCCACGGCGCCTGTGTCC CGCTCTGTGCTCAGGAGTGTGTCCATGGCCGCTGTGTGGCACCCAATCGGTGCCAATGTGTGCAAGACTGGCGGGGTGACGACTGCTCCAGCG CTTGCGCCCCAGGAGTGTGGGGGCCGAAGTGTGACCAGCCCTGCAACTGCGGCAACGGCAGCTCCTGTGACCTCAAGAGTGGGGCATGCTCCTGTCCCTCTGGCCTGCAGCCCCCGCACTGCCTTCAGCCCTGCTCCACTGGCCGCTATGgccctgcctgccagttcagctGCCAGTGCCACGGGGCACCCTGTAGCCCCGAGACCGGAGCCTGCCTCTGCCCCCCAGAGAGAACTGGGCCCAG CTGCGAGGTGTCCTGTTCGCCCCGGAGTGCTGGCTTCTCCTGCCCCAGCGCTCCTCCTTGCCAAAACGGGGGAGTCTTCCAGGCCTCCCAGGATTCCTGCAGCTGCCCACCTGGCTGGACG GGCACCATctgctccctgccctgccccgagGGCTTCCATGGACCCAACTGCTCCCAGGAATGTCGCTGTCACAACGGAGGCCTCTGCGACCGATTCACCGGGCAGTGTCGCTGTGCTCCGGGATACACGGGGGACCG GTGCCGCGAGGAGTGCCCCGTGGGCCGCTTTGGGCAGGACTGCGCTGAGACGTGCGACTGCGCCCCGGGCGCCCGCTGCTTCCCGGCCAACGGCGCGTGTCTGTGCGAACACGGCTTCACCGGGGACCGCTGCGCCGAGCGCCTCTGCCCCGACGGCCTCTACGGCCTCAGCTGCCAGGAGCCCTGCACCTGCGACCCGGAACACAGCCTCAG CTGCCACCCGATGAGCGGGGAGTGCTCGTGCCTGCCGGGCTGGGCCGGCCTCCACTGCAACGAGAGCTGCCCGGAGGACACACACGGGCCGGGCTGCCAGGAGCACTGCCTCTGCCTTCACGGCGGCGTCTGCCAGCCCGACAGCGGCCTCTGCCGGTGCGCGCCCGGCTACACG GGACCGCACTGCGCCAGCCTCTGCCCCCCTGACACCTACGGAGTCAACTGCTCCGCACGCTGTTCCTGCGAAAATGCCATCGCCTGCTCGCCCATCGACGGCGCCTGCGTCTGCAAGGAAG GTTGGCAGCGTGGTAACTGCTCTGTGCCCTGCCCGCCGGGAACCTGGGGCTTCGGTTGCAACGCCAGCTGCCAGTGTGCCCATGAGGCAGCCTGCAGCCCCCAGACTGGAGCCTGTACCTGTACCCCTGGGTGGCATGGGGCCCACTGCCAGCTCCCCTGCCCG AAGGGGCAGTTTGGTGAAGGCTGTGCCAGTCGCTGTGACTGTGAGCATGCTGACGGCTGCGATCCTGTTCACGGACACTGCCAGTGCCAGGCTGGGTGGACAG GTACCCGCTGCCACCAGCCCTGCCCTGAGGGCTTCTGGGGAGCCAACTGTAGCAACACCTGTACCTGCAAGAACGGGGGCACCTGCATCCCCAAGAACGGCAATTGCATTTGTGCACCCGGATTCCGAGGCCCCTCCTGCCAGAAAT CCTGTCAGCCTGGCCGCTATGGCAAACGCTGTGTGCCCTGCAAGTGTGCCAACCATTCCTCCTGCCACCCTTCGAATGGGACCTGCTACTGCCTGGCTGGCTGGACCGGCCCTGACTGCTCTCAAC CATGCCCTTTGGGACACTGGGGAGCCAACTGTGCCCAGCTCTGCCAGTGTCGCCATGGTGGGACCTGCCACCCCCAGGATGGGAGTTGTTTCTGTCCCCCGGGCTGGACCGGACATCTCTGCTTGGAAG GCTGTTCTCCAGGGATGTTTGGTGCCAACTGCTCCCAACCATGCCAGTGCGGTCCTGGAGAGAGGTGCCACCCGGAGACTGGGGCCTGTGTGTGTCCTCCAGGGCACAGTGGTGCCCCCTGCAGGATTG GGAGCCAGGAGCCGTTCACCATGATGCCCACCTCTCCAGTGGCCTATAACTCGCTCGGGGCAGTGGTTGGCATCGCAGTGCTGGGATCCCTGGTGGTGGCCCTGGTGGCGCTGTTCATTGGCTACCGTCACTGGCAGAAAGGCAAGGAGCACCGGCACCTGGCCGTGGCCTACAGCAGCGGGCGACTGGACGGCTCTGAGTATGTCATGCCAG ATGTCCCCCCGAGCTACAGTCACTACTACTCCAACCCCAGCTACCACACCCTGTCACAGTGCTCGCCGAACCCCCCGCCCGCTAAGAAG GTTCCAGGCAGTCAGCTCTTTGCCAGCCTCCAGGCCTCTGAGCGACCAGGTGGAGCCCACGGACTTGATAACCATGCCACGCTACCTGCAGACTGGAAGCACCGCCGGGAGCCCCCGCCAGGGCCTCTGGACAGAG GTAGCAGCCACCTGGACCGAAGCTACAGCTGTAGCTACAGCAACACTAATGGCCCCGGCCCATTCTACAGTAAAG GACCCATCTCTgaagaggggctgggggccagcaTGGCTTCCCTGAGCAGTGAAAACCCCTATGCCACCATCCGGGACCTGCCCAGCCTGCTAGGGAACCCCCGGGAGAGCAGCTACGTGGAGATGAAAGGCCCTTCCTCAGGGTCTCCCCCCAGGCAGCTTCCTCAGCTCCCGGACAGCCAGAGACGGCGACACCCCCAGCCACAGAGAGACAGTGGTACCTATGAGCAGCCCAGCCCTCTGGTCCATG ACCGAGACTCTGAGGGGTCCCAGCCCCCACTGCCACCGGGCCTGCCTCCTGGACACTATGACTCTCCCAAGAACAGCCACATCCCTGTACACTACGACTTGCCTCCGGTTCGGcatcccccctcacccccagttCGGCGCCAGGACCGCTGA
- the PEAR1 gene encoding platelet endothelial aggregation receptor 1 isoform X1, with protein sequence MSPPLRALLLLALELGLAATLNPKDPNTCSFWESFTTTTKESHSRPFSLLPSEPCDRPWESPHSCPRPTVVYRTVYRQVVKTEHRLRLRCCRGFYESHGACVPLCAQECVHGRCVAPNRCQCVQDWRGDDCSSACAPGVWGPKCDQPCNCGNGSSCDLKSGACSCPSGLQPPHCLQPCSTGRYGPACQFSCQCHGAPCSPETGACLCPPERTGPSCEVSCSPRSAGFSCPSAPPCQNGGVFQASQDSCSCPPGWTGTICSLPCPEGFHGPNCSQECRCHNGGLCDRFTGQCRCAPGYTGDRCREECPVGRFGQDCAETCDCAPGARCFPANGACLCEHGFTGDRCAERLCPDGLYGLSCQEPCTCDPEHSLSCHPMSGECSCLPGWAGLHCNESCPEDTHGPGCQEHCLCLHGGVCQPDSGLCRCAPGYTGPHCASLCPPDTYGVNCSARCSCENAIACSPIDGACVCKEGPGQRHLFAEHSSSSVIQNHRMPAPGDLPAVARWQRGNCSVPCPPGTWGFGCNASCQCAHEAACSPQTGACTCTPGWHGAHCQLPCPKGQFGEGCASRCDCEHADGCDPVHGHCQCQAGWTGTRCHQPCPEGFWGANCSNTCTCKNGGTCIPKNGNCICAPGFRGPSCQKSCQPGRYGKRCVPCKCANHSSCHPSNGTCYCLAGWTGPDCSQPCPLGHWGANCAQLCQCRHGGTCHPQDGSCFCPPGWTGHLCLEGCSPGMFGANCSQPCQCGPGERCHPETGACVCPPGHSGAPCRIGSQEPFTMMPTSPVAYNSLGAVVGIAVLGSLVVALVALFIGYRHWQKGKEHRHLAVAYSSGRLDGSEYVMPDVPPSYSHYYSNPSYHTLSQCSPNPPPAKKVPGSQLFASLQASERPGGAHGLDNHATLPADWKHRREPPPGPLDRGRSLRAKASGSSHLDRSYSCSYSNTNGPGPFYSKGPISEEGLGASMASLSSENPYATIRDLPSLLGNPRESSYVEMKGPSSGSPPRQLPQLPDSQRRRHPQPQRDSGTYEQPSPLVHDRDSEGSQPPLPPGLPPGHYDSPKNSHIPVHYDLPPVRHPPSPPVRRQDR encoded by the exons TTTCACCACGACGACCAAGGAGTCGCACTCCCGCCCCTTCAGCCTGCTCCCCTCGGAGCCCTGCGACCGGCCCTGGGAGAGCCCGCACAGCTGCCCCCGGCCCAC AGTTGTCTACCGGACCGTGTACCGCCAGGTGGTGAAGACGGAACACCGGCTGCGCCTGCGGTGCTGCCGGGGCTTCTATGAGAGCCACGGCGCCTGTGTCC CGCTCTGTGCTCAGGAGTGTGTCCATGGCCGCTGTGTGGCACCCAATCGGTGCCAATGTGTGCAAGACTGGCGGGGTGACGACTGCTCCAGCG CTTGCGCCCCAGGAGTGTGGGGGCCGAAGTGTGACCAGCCCTGCAACTGCGGCAACGGCAGCTCCTGTGACCTCAAGAGTGGGGCATGCTCCTGTCCCTCTGGCCTGCAGCCCCCGCACTGCCTTCAGCCCTGCTCCACTGGCCGCTATGgccctgcctgccagttcagctGCCAGTGCCACGGGGCACCCTGTAGCCCCGAGACCGGAGCCTGCCTCTGCCCCCCAGAGAGAACTGGGCCCAG CTGCGAGGTGTCCTGTTCGCCCCGGAGTGCTGGCTTCTCCTGCCCCAGCGCTCCTCCTTGCCAAAACGGGGGAGTCTTCCAGGCCTCCCAGGATTCCTGCAGCTGCCCACCTGGCTGGACG GGCACCATctgctccctgccctgccccgagGGCTTCCATGGACCCAACTGCTCCCAGGAATGTCGCTGTCACAACGGAGGCCTCTGCGACCGATTCACCGGGCAGTGTCGCTGTGCTCCGGGATACACGGGGGACCG GTGCCGCGAGGAGTGCCCCGTGGGCCGCTTTGGGCAGGACTGCGCTGAGACGTGCGACTGCGCCCCGGGCGCCCGCTGCTTCCCGGCCAACGGCGCGTGTCTGTGCGAACACGGCTTCACCGGGGACCGCTGCGCCGAGCGCCTCTGCCCCGACGGCCTCTACGGCCTCAGCTGCCAGGAGCCCTGCACCTGCGACCCGGAACACAGCCTCAG CTGCCACCCGATGAGCGGGGAGTGCTCGTGCCTGCCGGGCTGGGCCGGCCTCCACTGCAACGAGAGCTGCCCGGAGGACACACACGGGCCGGGCTGCCAGGAGCACTGCCTCTGCCTTCACGGCGGCGTCTGCCAGCCCGACAGCGGCCTCTGCCGGTGCGCGCCCGGCTACACG GGACCGCACTGCGCCAGCCTCTGCCCCCCTGACACCTACGGAGTCAACTGCTCCGCACGCTGTTCCTGCGAAAATGCCATCGCCTGCTCGCCCATCGACGGCGCCTGCGTCTGCAAGGAAG GCCCAGGCCAGAGGCATCTCTTCGCTGAACATTCCTCATCCTCAGTCATACAGAATCACAGAATGCCGGCGCCAGGAGATCTACCAGCGGTGGCCC GTTGGCAGCGTGGTAACTGCTCTGTGCCCTGCCCGCCGGGAACCTGGGGCTTCGGTTGCAACGCCAGCTGCCAGTGTGCCCATGAGGCAGCCTGCAGCCCCCAGACTGGAGCCTGTACCTGTACCCCTGGGTGGCATGGGGCCCACTGCCAGCTCCCCTGCCCG AAGGGGCAGTTTGGTGAAGGCTGTGCCAGTCGCTGTGACTGTGAGCATGCTGACGGCTGCGATCCTGTTCACGGACACTGCCAGTGCCAGGCTGGGTGGACAG GTACCCGCTGCCACCAGCCCTGCCCTGAGGGCTTCTGGGGAGCCAACTGTAGCAACACCTGTACCTGCAAGAACGGGGGCACCTGCATCCCCAAGAACGGCAATTGCATTTGTGCACCCGGATTCCGAGGCCCCTCCTGCCAGAAAT CCTGTCAGCCTGGCCGCTATGGCAAACGCTGTGTGCCCTGCAAGTGTGCCAACCATTCCTCCTGCCACCCTTCGAATGGGACCTGCTACTGCCTGGCTGGCTGGACCGGCCCTGACTGCTCTCAAC CATGCCCTTTGGGACACTGGGGAGCCAACTGTGCCCAGCTCTGCCAGTGTCGCCATGGTGGGACCTGCCACCCCCAGGATGGGAGTTGTTTCTGTCCCCCGGGCTGGACCGGACATCTCTGCTTGGAAG GCTGTTCTCCAGGGATGTTTGGTGCCAACTGCTCCCAACCATGCCAGTGCGGTCCTGGAGAGAGGTGCCACCCGGAGACTGGGGCCTGTGTGTGTCCTCCAGGGCACAGTGGTGCCCCCTGCAGGATTG GGAGCCAGGAGCCGTTCACCATGATGCCCACCTCTCCAGTGGCCTATAACTCGCTCGGGGCAGTGGTTGGCATCGCAGTGCTGGGATCCCTGGTGGTGGCCCTGGTGGCGCTGTTCATTGGCTACCGTCACTGGCAGAAAGGCAAGGAGCACCGGCACCTGGCCGTGGCCTACAGCAGCGGGCGACTGGACGGCTCTGAGTATGTCATGCCAG ATGTCCCCCCGAGCTACAGTCACTACTACTCCAACCCCAGCTACCACACCCTGTCACAGTGCTCGCCGAACCCCCCGCCCGCTAAGAAG GTTCCAGGCAGTCAGCTCTTTGCCAGCCTCCAGGCCTCTGAGCGACCAGGTGGAGCCCACGGACTTGATAACCATGCCACGCTACCTGCAGACTGGAAGCACCGCCGGGAGCCCCCGCCAGGGCCTCTGGACAGAGGTAGAAGCCTGAGGGCCAAGGCCTCTG GTAGCAGCCACCTGGACCGAAGCTACAGCTGTAGCTACAGCAACACTAATGGCCCCGGCCCATTCTACAGTAAAG GACCCATCTCTgaagaggggctgggggccagcaTGGCTTCCCTGAGCAGTGAAAACCCCTATGCCACCATCCGGGACCTGCCCAGCCTGCTAGGGAACCCCCGGGAGAGCAGCTACGTGGAGATGAAAGGCCCTTCCTCAGGGTCTCCCCCCAGGCAGCTTCCTCAGCTCCCGGACAGCCAGAGACGGCGACACCCCCAGCCACAGAGAGACAGTGGTACCTATGAGCAGCCCAGCCCTCTGGTCCATG ACCGAGACTCTGAGGGGTCCCAGCCCCCACTGCCACCGGGCCTGCCTCCTGGACACTATGACTCTCCCAAGAACAGCCACATCCCTGTACACTACGACTTGCCTCCGGTTCGGcatcccccctcacccccagttCGGCGCCAGGACCGCTGA
- the PEAR1 gene encoding platelet endothelial aggregation receptor 1 isoform X3, which produces MSPPLRALLLLALELGLAATLNPKDPNTCSFWESFTTTTKESHSRPFSLLPSEPCDRPWESPHSCPRPTVVYRTVYRQVVKTEHRLRLRCCRGFYESHGACVPLCAQECVHGRCVAPNRCQCVQDWRGDDCSSACAPGVWGPKCDQPCNCGNGSSCDLKSGACSCPSGLQPPHCLQPCSTGRYGPACQFSCQCHGAPCSPETGACLCPPERTGPSCEVSCSPRSAGFSCPSAPPCQNGGVFQASQDSCSCPPGWTGTICSLPCPEGFHGPNCSQECRCHNGGLCDRFTGQCRCAPGYTGDRCREECPVGRFGQDCAETCDCAPGARCFPANGACLCEHGFTGDRCAERLCPDGLYGLSCQEPCTCDPEHSLSCHPMSGECSCLPGWAGLHCNESCPEDTHGPGCQEHCLCLHGGVCQPDSGLCRCAPGYTGPHCASLCPPDTYGVNCSARCSCENAIACSPIDGACVCKEGWQRGNCSVPCPPGTWGFGCNASCQCAHEAACSPQTGACTCTPGWHGAHCQLPCPKGQFGEGCASRCDCEHADGCDPVHGHCQCQAGWTGTRCHQPCPEGFWGANCSNTCTCKNGGTCIPKNGNCICAPGFRGPSCQKSCQPGRYGKRCVPCKCANHSSCHPSNGTCYCLAGWTGPDCSQPCPLGHWGANCAQLCQCRHGGTCHPQDGSCFCPPGWTGHLCLEGCSPGMFGANCSQPCQCGPGERCHPETGACVCPPGHSGAPCRIGSQEPFTMMPTSPVAYNSLGAVVGIAVLGSLVVALVALFIGYRHWQKGKEHRHLAVAYSSGRLDGSEYVMPDVPPSYSHYYSNPSYHTLSQCSPNPPPAKKVPGSQLFASLQASERPGGAHGLDNHATLPADWKHRREPPPGPLDRGRSLRAKASGSSHLDRSYSCSYSNTNGPGPFYSKGPISEEGLGASMASLSSENPYATIRDLPSLLGNPRESSYVEMKGPSSGSPPRQLPQLPDSQRRRHPQPQRDSGTYEQPSPLVHDRDSEGSQPPLPPGLPPGHYDSPKNSHIPVHYDLPPVRHPPSPPVRRQDR; this is translated from the exons TTTCACCACGACGACCAAGGAGTCGCACTCCCGCCCCTTCAGCCTGCTCCCCTCGGAGCCCTGCGACCGGCCCTGGGAGAGCCCGCACAGCTGCCCCCGGCCCAC AGTTGTCTACCGGACCGTGTACCGCCAGGTGGTGAAGACGGAACACCGGCTGCGCCTGCGGTGCTGCCGGGGCTTCTATGAGAGCCACGGCGCCTGTGTCC CGCTCTGTGCTCAGGAGTGTGTCCATGGCCGCTGTGTGGCACCCAATCGGTGCCAATGTGTGCAAGACTGGCGGGGTGACGACTGCTCCAGCG CTTGCGCCCCAGGAGTGTGGGGGCCGAAGTGTGACCAGCCCTGCAACTGCGGCAACGGCAGCTCCTGTGACCTCAAGAGTGGGGCATGCTCCTGTCCCTCTGGCCTGCAGCCCCCGCACTGCCTTCAGCCCTGCTCCACTGGCCGCTATGgccctgcctgccagttcagctGCCAGTGCCACGGGGCACCCTGTAGCCCCGAGACCGGAGCCTGCCTCTGCCCCCCAGAGAGAACTGGGCCCAG CTGCGAGGTGTCCTGTTCGCCCCGGAGTGCTGGCTTCTCCTGCCCCAGCGCTCCTCCTTGCCAAAACGGGGGAGTCTTCCAGGCCTCCCAGGATTCCTGCAGCTGCCCACCTGGCTGGACG GGCACCATctgctccctgccctgccccgagGGCTTCCATGGACCCAACTGCTCCCAGGAATGTCGCTGTCACAACGGAGGCCTCTGCGACCGATTCACCGGGCAGTGTCGCTGTGCTCCGGGATACACGGGGGACCG GTGCCGCGAGGAGTGCCCCGTGGGCCGCTTTGGGCAGGACTGCGCTGAGACGTGCGACTGCGCCCCGGGCGCCCGCTGCTTCCCGGCCAACGGCGCGTGTCTGTGCGAACACGGCTTCACCGGGGACCGCTGCGCCGAGCGCCTCTGCCCCGACGGCCTCTACGGCCTCAGCTGCCAGGAGCCCTGCACCTGCGACCCGGAACACAGCCTCAG CTGCCACCCGATGAGCGGGGAGTGCTCGTGCCTGCCGGGCTGGGCCGGCCTCCACTGCAACGAGAGCTGCCCGGAGGACACACACGGGCCGGGCTGCCAGGAGCACTGCCTCTGCCTTCACGGCGGCGTCTGCCAGCCCGACAGCGGCCTCTGCCGGTGCGCGCCCGGCTACACG GGACCGCACTGCGCCAGCCTCTGCCCCCCTGACACCTACGGAGTCAACTGCTCCGCACGCTGTTCCTGCGAAAATGCCATCGCCTGCTCGCCCATCGACGGCGCCTGCGTCTGCAAGGAAG GTTGGCAGCGTGGTAACTGCTCTGTGCCCTGCCCGCCGGGAACCTGGGGCTTCGGTTGCAACGCCAGCTGCCAGTGTGCCCATGAGGCAGCCTGCAGCCCCCAGACTGGAGCCTGTACCTGTACCCCTGGGTGGCATGGGGCCCACTGCCAGCTCCCCTGCCCG AAGGGGCAGTTTGGTGAAGGCTGTGCCAGTCGCTGTGACTGTGAGCATGCTGACGGCTGCGATCCTGTTCACGGACACTGCCAGTGCCAGGCTGGGTGGACAG GTACCCGCTGCCACCAGCCCTGCCCTGAGGGCTTCTGGGGAGCCAACTGTAGCAACACCTGTACCTGCAAGAACGGGGGCACCTGCATCCCCAAGAACGGCAATTGCATTTGTGCACCCGGATTCCGAGGCCCCTCCTGCCAGAAAT CCTGTCAGCCTGGCCGCTATGGCAAACGCTGTGTGCCCTGCAAGTGTGCCAACCATTCCTCCTGCCACCCTTCGAATGGGACCTGCTACTGCCTGGCTGGCTGGACCGGCCCTGACTGCTCTCAAC CATGCCCTTTGGGACACTGGGGAGCCAACTGTGCCCAGCTCTGCCAGTGTCGCCATGGTGGGACCTGCCACCCCCAGGATGGGAGTTGTTTCTGTCCCCCGGGCTGGACCGGACATCTCTGCTTGGAAG GCTGTTCTCCAGGGATGTTTGGTGCCAACTGCTCCCAACCATGCCAGTGCGGTCCTGGAGAGAGGTGCCACCCGGAGACTGGGGCCTGTGTGTGTCCTCCAGGGCACAGTGGTGCCCCCTGCAGGATTG GGAGCCAGGAGCCGTTCACCATGATGCCCACCTCTCCAGTGGCCTATAACTCGCTCGGGGCAGTGGTTGGCATCGCAGTGCTGGGATCCCTGGTGGTGGCCCTGGTGGCGCTGTTCATTGGCTACCGTCACTGGCAGAAAGGCAAGGAGCACCGGCACCTGGCCGTGGCCTACAGCAGCGGGCGACTGGACGGCTCTGAGTATGTCATGCCAG ATGTCCCCCCGAGCTACAGTCACTACTACTCCAACCCCAGCTACCACACCCTGTCACAGTGCTCGCCGAACCCCCCGCCCGCTAAGAAG GTTCCAGGCAGTCAGCTCTTTGCCAGCCTCCAGGCCTCTGAGCGACCAGGTGGAGCCCACGGACTTGATAACCATGCCACGCTACCTGCAGACTGGAAGCACCGCCGGGAGCCCCCGCCAGGGCCTCTGGACAGAGGTAGAAGCCTGAGGGCCAAGGCCTCTG GTAGCAGCCACCTGGACCGAAGCTACAGCTGTAGCTACAGCAACACTAATGGCCCCGGCCCATTCTACAGTAAAG GACCCATCTCTgaagaggggctgggggccagcaTGGCTTCCCTGAGCAGTGAAAACCCCTATGCCACCATCCGGGACCTGCCCAGCCTGCTAGGGAACCCCCGGGAGAGCAGCTACGTGGAGATGAAAGGCCCTTCCTCAGGGTCTCCCCCCAGGCAGCTTCCTCAGCTCCCGGACAGCCAGAGACGGCGACACCCCCAGCCACAGAGAGACAGTGGTACCTATGAGCAGCCCAGCCCTCTGGTCCATG ACCGAGACTCTGAGGGGTCCCAGCCCCCACTGCCACCGGGCCTGCCTCCTGGACACTATGACTCTCCCAAGAACAGCCACATCCCTGTACACTACGACTTGCCTCCGGTTCGGcatcccccctcacccccagttCGGCGCCAGGACCGCTGA